A genome region from Etheostoma cragini isolate CJK2018 chromosome 4, CSU_Ecrag_1.0, whole genome shotgun sequence includes the following:
- the esyt1b gene encoding extended synaptotagmin-1 isoform X1 — MQSDKSEPSDAKGSECVSTSDPEKKALSTVETEGPKPKGISAVAVLWTFGKCLGALLPVYLAGYYRVSTSLLVFGMMVYTGWKHAREAKEARLKSAIQLTNEEYTSMKVSKIKRDLPAWVNFPDVEKVEWLNKVLQQVWPFVGQYLEKLLVETIAPSIRASSTHLQTLNFTKVDMGDKAMKVVGIKAHTENDKGQVLLDLYISYVGNVEINVEVKRYFCKAGVKGIQLHGMMRVILEPLIGDVPIVGAVTMFFIQRPKLDINWTGLTNLLDIPGLNIMSDSMIMDAIASFLVLPNRLVVPLVPDLHVAQLRSPLPRGVVRIHLLEAQNLAAKDNYVKGVMAGLSDPYAILRVGPQTFTSKHIDNTDSPQWKEMYEVIVHEVPGQELEVEVYDKDTDQDDFLGRTKVDLDIVKKSIVVDNWFTLKETPSGRVHFRLEWLALLPSTDQLEQILKRNESFISKTADPPSSAILVVYLDKAEALPMKKGNKEPNPMVQLSVQDITRESKTCYTTIDPKWEEAFTFFIQDPRKQDIDIQVKDADRVQTLGSLTIPLSRLLSNSNLSLDQWFQLNNSGSASRIYINAVLRVLWLDEERIPSDVSSNLEAGLSKQLPQQTSPHPSFATEGLLRIHLLAGQNLVPKDNLMGGMVKGKSDPYVKINIGGETFTSQVIKSNLNPTWNEMYEVILTQLPGQDLHMEVFDKDMDVKDDFMGRLKISLKDIIDSQYTDQWYTLSDVKSGRIHLIVEWVPTSSESDRLDQVLTFHSRQSYQNKAVPSAGLLFVFMAQADGLPVKKSGKEPKVGAHISLGKMSHKTTVCDRTTSPQWNEAFCFRVRDPREEIFVAKLSHSWTLPIGSLVVPIRELLSEPELVLDQWFHLDGASPESRILLRAELKLLIPSKCLGATDKAMVTSASDPPPAQKKQDIDTVKRSSSVDVPVETIASSVTLHEDVDVKEMPAPVTEEKVEESPSPAIPQPPHTSPDLSFASEGLLRIILLEAQSLVAKDNMMGGMVKGKSDPYAKINVGGAAFKSNVIKENLNPVWNEMYEVVLRPQAGQEVQVELYDKDMDKDDFLGRYKISVADIIRSKYTDQWYTLEDVKSGRVRLILEWVPAVSHNNTLDQVMQVQALQSYKNKVVPSAALLFVYVDRAHSLPFKKSGKDPKAGAELVFGNRTHKTKVCDRSRSPQWDEAFYFLVCDPKEEILIIKLSSEWDQPLGSLVVPLRELLSEPQLVLDQWMPLDGALPESEILLRAELKVLSSRMTEAPQLSVADSKKEEMVISTNQAFKAASEDKKSSELPKDKPVAVASQVKHSGVADAAPAEPAAIHTALDTLPAAALVKDPRAPEIHPTQSDKAFKEDFEPQQNQTGTGLGNLAQATVTGLPADTLRPPKTTEIPKAGVVLPAKTTPSQHFGKEGLLRIHLLEAQNLVAKDNLMGGMVKGKSDPYVKINIGDVTFKSHVIKENLNPTWKEMYELVLSGHSVQWIKLEAFDKDLDSDDFLGRFSIKLNEVIRSQYTDQWYTLNDVKSGRIHLILEWVPTVSQPVRLDQVLQLQSLQSYQNKAVPSAALLFVHIERAHSLPLKKSGKEPKAGAELVLGETTYKTKLCDRSTSPQWNESFYFLVHDPKHQMLVVKLSSGWDQPMGSLVIPVKELLAVPQLVLDQWFHLDGAAPESQMLLRAELKILDSKMVDMISAGTLPCAASGCGSGNGQVKLSVSYSSQERLLIVIVHACRGLLSQSKDGVDSYVSIMLLPDKSKATKRKTSVKKKDLNPEYNERFEYNLSVDEMRFRRLVVSVKNNAASFRSRDVIGQVQIELSQVDLVSGVTEWFTLKDEAE; from the exons ATGCAAAGCGACAAATCGGAGCCGAGTGACGCCAAGGGCTCCGAGTGTGTGAGTACAAGCGACCCTGAGAAGAAGGCACTGAGTACCGTGGAGACAGAAGGTCCCAAACCCAAAGGGATAAGTGCGGTCGCGGTGCTCTGGACGTTTGGGAAATGTCTGGGTGCCCTGCTGCCAGTCTACCTGGCCGGTTACTACCGGGTCAGCACCAGCCTGTTGGTGTTCGGGATGATGGTCTACACGGGATGGAAACATGCCCGAGAAGCCAAGGAGGCACGCCTGAAGTCAGCCATACAGCTCACCAACGAGGAGTACACATCCATGAAAGTGTCCAAAATCAAGCGAGACCTCCCTGCGTGG gTCAACTTTCCAGATGTTGAGAAGGTTGAGTGGCTGAATAAG GTGCTGCAGCAGGTGTGGCCGTTTGTCGGCCAATACCTCGAGAAGCTGCTGGTGGAAACCATCGCTCCATCTATCCGAGCCTCAAGCACCCACCTCCAAACCCTCAACTTCACAAAAGTGGATATGGGAGACAAG GCTATGAAGGTCGTAGGGATCAAGGCACACACCGAGAACGACAAAGGACAAGTCCTGCTAGATCTGTATATTAG CTATGTTGGCAATGTAGAGATCAATGTTGAGGTGAAGAGATATTTCTGCAAAGCTGGAGTCAAGGGAATACAG CTACATGGGATGATGCGggtgattttggagcctctgaTTGGCGATGTGCCCATAGTGGGTGCGGTCACCATGTTTTTCATCCAGCGGCCT AAACTAGACATCAATTGGACAGGACTGACTAATTTGTTGGACATCCCTGGACTGAA TATCATGTCTGACAGCATGATTATGGATGCCATTGCCTCCTTCTTGGTGCTGCCCAACCGCCTGGTTGTCCCTCTGGTTCCAGACCTGCATGTGGCCCAACTACGCTCTCCTTTGCCCAGG GGTGTGGTACGCATCCACCTACTGGAGGCACAGAATCTAGCAGCCAAGGACAACTACGTGAAGGGGGTTATGGCTGGCTTGTCGGACCCCTATGCCATATTGAGGGTTGGCCCTCAGACCTTCACCTCCAAACATATTGACAACACAGACTCTCCCCAGTGGAAAGAGATGTATGAG GTTATAGTCCATGAGGTGCCTGGTCAAGAGTTGGAGGTGGAGGTATATGACAAAGACACAGACCAGGATGATTTCCTGGGCAG GAccaaagtggatttggacattGTGAAGAAATCCATAGTTGTCGATAAT TGGTTCACTTTGAAAGAAACTCCATCAGGACGGGTTCATTTTAGACTAGAGTGGTTGGCCTTGCTGCCTAGCACTGATCAACTTGAGCAG ATCTTGAAGAGGAATGAAAGTTTCATCAGTAAGACGGCTGATCCACCTTCTTCTGCCATTTTAGTTGTATATCTGGACAAGGCTGAGGCACTTCCT ATGAAGAAGGGAAATAAGGAGCCCAATCCCATGGTGCAGTTGTCTGTACAGGACATCACTAGAGAAAGCAAG ACTTGTTACACAACCATTGATCCCAAGTGGGAGGAAGCTTTTACATTCTTCATCCAGGATCCTCGCAAGCAGGACATAGACATTCAG GTGAAGGACGCTGACCGTGTGCAGACATTGGGCAGTCTGACCATCCCTTTGTCCCGTCTGCTGTCCAATTCCAATCTTTCTCTGGACCAGTGGTTTCAGCTGAACAACTCTGGATCTGCCAGTCGCATCTATATCAACGCAGTTCTCAGG GTTCTGTGGTTAGATGAGGAGCGTATTCCATCTGATGTGTCTTCTAATCTGGAGGCTGGATTGTCCAAGCAGCTGCCCCAGCAGACCTCCCCTCATCCTAGCTTTGCCACAGAG gGACTGCTTAGAATTCACCTATTGGCAGGGCAGAACCTTGTTCCAAAAGATAACCTGATGGGGGGCATGGTAAAAGGCAAGAGTGACCCCTATGTCAAGATCAACATCGGGGGTGAAACATTCACAAGTCAGGTTATAAAGAGTAATCTTAACCCCACATGGAATGAGATGTATGAG GTGATTCTTACTCAGTTGCCTGGCCAGGACCTGCATATGGAGGTGTTTGACAAAGACATGGATGTGAAGGATGATTTCATGGGCAG GCTGAAGATCAGTCTGAAGGACATCATCGATTCTCAATACACTGATCAG TGGTACACACTCAGTGATGTGAAGTCTGGTCGCATTCACCTGATAGTGGAATGGGTTCCGACATCCTCGGAGTCAGACAGATTGGACCAG GTTCTTACCTTCCATTCCAGGCAGTCCTACCAAAACAAGGCGGTTCCCTCAGCAGGGCTACTGTTTGTCTTTATGGCGCAAGCAGATGGCTTACCA GTTAAGAAGAGCGGCAAGGAGCCAAAAGTGGGAGCACATATTTCTCTTGGAAAAATGTCCCACAAAACTACA GTGTGTGATCGTACCACATCTCCTCAGTGGAATGAGGCCTTCTGCTTCCGGGTTCGAGACCCCAGAGAGGAAATTTTTGTTGCTAAG CTCTCCCACAGCTGGACCTTGCCCATTGGTTCCCTGGTGGTTCCTATCAGAGAGCTGCTCTCTGAACCAGAGCTGGTCCTGGACCAGTGGTTCCATCTGGATGGAGCCTCACCTGAAAGTCGGATTCTTCTGAGGGCTGAACTGAAG CTGCTGATCCCAAGCAAATGTCTGGGTGCAACTGATAAGGCTATGGTCACTTCAGCGTCAGATCCTCCCCCTGCTCAGAAAAAACAGGACATAGACACAGTGAAGAg gtCAAGTTCAGTGGACGTTCCTGTGGAGACTATTGCGTCTTCAGTGACCTTACATGAAGATGTGGACGTAAAGGAAATGCCAGCTCCTGTGACTGAAGAGAAGGTGGAAGAATCACCAAGCCCTGCTATACCACAACCTCCTCATACTTCCCCAGACCTAAGCTTTGCCAGTGAG GGGCTGCTGAGAATCATCTTGTTGGAGGCCCAGAGTTTGGTTGCCAAAGATAACATGATGGGCGGTATGGTGAAGGGCAAGAGTGACCCCTATGCCAAGATCAATGTTGGAGGGGCTGCCTTTAAGAGTAATGTGATCAAGGAGAATCTCAACCCAGTCTGGAATGAGATGTATGAG GTTGTGCTGAGGCCTCAGGCAGGACAGGAAGTGCAGGTAGAGCTGTATGACAAAGACATGGACAAAGATGACTTCCTGGGCAG ATACAAAATCAGTGTGGCAGACATCATCCGTTCCAAGTACACAGACCAG TGGTACACTCTAGAGGATGTGAAGTCTGGACGTGTTCGCCTGATACTGGAGTGGGTACCAGCCGTGTCCCATAATAACACCCTGGACCAg GTGATGCAGGTGCAGGCTCTCCAGTCTTACAAGAACAAGGTCGTTCCCTCTGCAGCCCTGCTCTTTGTTTATGTGGACAGAGCACACTCATTGCCT TTTAAGAAAAGTGGAAAGGATCCCAAGGCTGGGGCCGAGCTTGTGTTTGGTAACAGAACCCACAAAACCAAG gtTTGCGATCGCTCTAGATCACCTCAGTGGGATGAGGCGTTCTACTTCTTGGTTTGCGACCCCAAAGAGGAGATACTTATAATAAAG TTGTCGAGCGAATGGGACCAGCCACTGGGATCTCTTGTAGTCCCTTTGAGAGAGCTGCTCTCTGAACCCCAGCTGGTCCTGGACCAGTGGATGCCTCTGGATGGAGCCTTACCTGAAAGTGAGATCCTGTTGAGGGCTGAACTCAAG GTCCTGAGCTCAAGGATGACTGAAGCCCCGCAGCTTTCTGTGGCTGATTCAAAGAAAGAAGAGATGGTCATCTCTACTAATCAGGCATTCAAAGCAGCCAGTGAGGACAAAAAAAGTTCAGAGCTGCCAAAAGACAA ACCGGTTGCAGTAGCCAGCCAGGTTAAACACTCTGGAGTTGCAGACGCTGCTCCCGCTGAACCAGCTGCCATTCACACTGCACTCGATACATTACCTGCTGCTGCA CTGGTGAAGGACCCAAGAGCTCCAGAAATACATCCCACACAGTCAGACAAAGCATTTAAAGAAGACTTTGAACCGCAGCAAAACCAAACAGG taCTGGTTTAGGCAACCTTGCTCAAGCCACAGTGACTGGTCTTCCCGCTGACACCCTGAGGCCACCAAAAACCACAGAAATCCCCAAAGCCGGGGTAGTTCTTCCAGCAAAAACCACCCCCAGCCAGCACTTTGGTAAAGAG GGGCTGCTGAGGATTCACCTGCTGGAGGCCCAGAATCTGGTTGCCAAAGATAACCTGATGGGGGGCATGGTGAAGGGCAAGAGCGACCCCTATGTCAAGATCAACATAGGGGACGTTACATTCAAGAGTCACGTTATCAAGGAGAATCTGAACCCAACATGGAAGGAAATGTATGAG ctgGTTTTGAGTGGACACAGTGTCCAATGGATCAAGTTGGAAGCATTTGATAAGGATTTAGACTCTGATGACTTTCTTGGCAg ATTTAGTATCAAGCTAAATGAGGTCATCAGATCCCAGTACACAGATCAG TGGTACACTCTGAATGATGTGAAGTCAGGGCGGATCCACTTGATATTGGAATGGGTTCCTACAGTGTCACAACCAGTCAGACTCGACCAG GTGCTGCAGCTTCAATCTCTCCAATCTTATCAGAACAAGGCTGTtccctctgctgctctgctctttGTCCACATTGAGAGAGCACATTCATTGCCT TTGAAGAAGAGTGGAAAGGAGCCCAAAGCAGGGGCTGAGCTTGTTCTGGGTGAAACAACTTACAAAACCAAA CTGTGTGACCGCAGCACCAGTCCTCAGTGGAATGAGTCTTTCTACTTCCTGGTCCATGACCCTAAACATCAGATGCTTGTAGTAAAG CTGTCCAGTGGTTGGGACCAGCCAATGGGATCTCTGGTAATTCCGGTGAAGGAGCTGCTTGCGGTGCCACAGCTGGTCCTGGACCAGTGGTTCCATCTGGATGGAGCCGCACCTGAGAGTCAGATGCTGCTGAGGGCTGAACTCAAA atTCTAGATTCCAAAATGGTGGATATGATCAGTGCAGGGACTCTGCCCTGTGCTGCCTCTGGCTGTGGATCTGGAAACGGGCAGGTGAAGTTGTCTGTTTCATATTCCTCGCAGGAGAGACTGCTCATCGTCATTGTCCATGCCTGCAG agGTCTGTTGTCTCAAAGTAAGGATGGTGTAGACAGCTATGTCTCTATCATGCTGCTGCCAGACAAAAGCAAAGCCACCAAGAGGAAGACAtcagtgaagaaaaaagacCTCAACCCAGAATACAATGAGAG GTTCGAGTACAATCTGTCTGTGGATGAGATGAGATTCAGACGCCTCGTTGTATCAGTGAAGAATAACGCAGCCTCGTTCAGGAGCCGCGATGTCATCGGACAG GTGCAGATCGAATTGTCCCAAGTTGACCTGGTTTCTGGTGTCACAGAATG
- the esyt1b gene encoding extended synaptotagmin-1 isoform X2: MQSDKSEPSDAKGSECVSTSDPEKKALSTVETEGPKPKGISAVAVLWTFGKCLGALLPVYLAGYYRVSTSLLVFGMMVYTGWKHAREAKEARLKSAIQLTNEEYTSMKVSKIKRDLPAWVNFPDVEKVEWLNKVLQQVWPFVGQYLEKLLVETIAPSIRASSTHLQTLNFTKVDMGDKAMKVVGIKAHTENDKGQVLLDLYISYVGNVEINVEVKRYFCKAGVKGIQLHGMMRVILEPLIGDVPIVGAVTMFFIQRPKLDINWTGLTNLLDIPGLNIMSDSMIMDAIASFLVLPNRLVVPLVPDLHVAQLRSPLPRGVVRIHLLEAQNLAAKDNYVKGVMAGLSDPYAILRVGPQTFTSKHIDNTDSPQWKEMYEVIVHEVPGQELEVEVYDKDTDQDDFLGRLKISLKDIIDSQYTDQWYTLSDVKSGRIHLIVEWVPTSSESDRLDQVLTFHSRQSYQNKAVPSAGLLFVFMAQADGLPVKKSGKEPKVGAHISLGKMSHKTTVCDRTTSPQWNEAFCFRVRDPREEIFVAKLSHSWTLPIGSLVVPIRELLSEPELVLDQWFHLDGASPESRILLRAELKLLIPSKCLGATDKAMVTSASDPPPAQKKQDIDTVKRSSSVDVPVETIASSVTLHEDVDVKEMPAPVTEEKVEESPSPAIPQPPHTSPDLSFASEGLLRIILLEAQSLVAKDNMMGGMVKGKSDPYAKINVGGAAFKSNVIKENLNPVWNEMYEVVLRPQAGQEVQVELYDKDMDKDDFLGRYKISVADIIRSKYTDQWYTLEDVKSGRVRLILEWVPAVSHNNTLDQVMQVQALQSYKNKVVPSAALLFVYVDRAHSLPFKKSGKDPKAGAELVFGNRTHKTKVCDRSRSPQWDEAFYFLVCDPKEEILIIKLSSEWDQPLGSLVVPLRELLSEPQLVLDQWMPLDGALPESEILLRAELKVLSSRMTEAPQLSVADSKKEEMVISTNQAFKAASEDKKSSELPKDKPVAVASQVKHSGVADAAPAEPAAIHTALDTLPAAALVKDPRAPEIHPTQSDKAFKEDFEPQQNQTGTGLGNLAQATVTGLPADTLRPPKTTEIPKAGVVLPAKTTPSQHFGKEGLLRIHLLEAQNLVAKDNLMGGMVKGKSDPYVKINIGDVTFKSHVIKENLNPTWKEMYELVLSGHSVQWIKLEAFDKDLDSDDFLGRFSIKLNEVIRSQYTDQWYTLNDVKSGRIHLILEWVPTVSQPVRLDQVLQLQSLQSYQNKAVPSAALLFVHIERAHSLPLKKSGKEPKAGAELVLGETTYKTKLCDRSTSPQWNESFYFLVHDPKHQMLVVKLSSGWDQPMGSLVIPVKELLAVPQLVLDQWFHLDGAAPESQMLLRAELKILDSKMVDMISAGTLPCAASGCGSGNGQVKLSVSYSSQERLLIVIVHACRGLLSQSKDGVDSYVSIMLLPDKSKATKRKTSVKKKDLNPEYNERFEYNLSVDEMRFRRLVVSVKNNAASFRSRDVIGQVQIELSQVDLVSGVTEWFTLKDEAE, encoded by the exons ATGCAAAGCGACAAATCGGAGCCGAGTGACGCCAAGGGCTCCGAGTGTGTGAGTACAAGCGACCCTGAGAAGAAGGCACTGAGTACCGTGGAGACAGAAGGTCCCAAACCCAAAGGGATAAGTGCGGTCGCGGTGCTCTGGACGTTTGGGAAATGTCTGGGTGCCCTGCTGCCAGTCTACCTGGCCGGTTACTACCGGGTCAGCACCAGCCTGTTGGTGTTCGGGATGATGGTCTACACGGGATGGAAACATGCCCGAGAAGCCAAGGAGGCACGCCTGAAGTCAGCCATACAGCTCACCAACGAGGAGTACACATCCATGAAAGTGTCCAAAATCAAGCGAGACCTCCCTGCGTGG gTCAACTTTCCAGATGTTGAGAAGGTTGAGTGGCTGAATAAG GTGCTGCAGCAGGTGTGGCCGTTTGTCGGCCAATACCTCGAGAAGCTGCTGGTGGAAACCATCGCTCCATCTATCCGAGCCTCAAGCACCCACCTCCAAACCCTCAACTTCACAAAAGTGGATATGGGAGACAAG GCTATGAAGGTCGTAGGGATCAAGGCACACACCGAGAACGACAAAGGACAAGTCCTGCTAGATCTGTATATTAG CTATGTTGGCAATGTAGAGATCAATGTTGAGGTGAAGAGATATTTCTGCAAAGCTGGAGTCAAGGGAATACAG CTACATGGGATGATGCGggtgattttggagcctctgaTTGGCGATGTGCCCATAGTGGGTGCGGTCACCATGTTTTTCATCCAGCGGCCT AAACTAGACATCAATTGGACAGGACTGACTAATTTGTTGGACATCCCTGGACTGAA TATCATGTCTGACAGCATGATTATGGATGCCATTGCCTCCTTCTTGGTGCTGCCCAACCGCCTGGTTGTCCCTCTGGTTCCAGACCTGCATGTGGCCCAACTACGCTCTCCTTTGCCCAGG GGTGTGGTACGCATCCACCTACTGGAGGCACAGAATCTAGCAGCCAAGGACAACTACGTGAAGGGGGTTATGGCTGGCTTGTCGGACCCCTATGCCATATTGAGGGTTGGCCCTCAGACCTTCACCTCCAAACATATTGACAACACAGACTCTCCCCAGTGGAAAGAGATGTATGAG GTTATAGTCCATGAGGTGCCTGGTCAAGAGTTGGAGGTGGAGGTATATGACAAAGACACAGACCAGGATGATTTCCTGGGCAG GCTGAAGATCAGTCTGAAGGACATCATCGATTCTCAATACACTGATCAG TGGTACACACTCAGTGATGTGAAGTCTGGTCGCATTCACCTGATAGTGGAATGGGTTCCGACATCCTCGGAGTCAGACAGATTGGACCAG GTTCTTACCTTCCATTCCAGGCAGTCCTACCAAAACAAGGCGGTTCCCTCAGCAGGGCTACTGTTTGTCTTTATGGCGCAAGCAGATGGCTTACCA GTTAAGAAGAGCGGCAAGGAGCCAAAAGTGGGAGCACATATTTCTCTTGGAAAAATGTCCCACAAAACTACA GTGTGTGATCGTACCACATCTCCTCAGTGGAATGAGGCCTTCTGCTTCCGGGTTCGAGACCCCAGAGAGGAAATTTTTGTTGCTAAG CTCTCCCACAGCTGGACCTTGCCCATTGGTTCCCTGGTGGTTCCTATCAGAGAGCTGCTCTCTGAACCAGAGCTGGTCCTGGACCAGTGGTTCCATCTGGATGGAGCCTCACCTGAAAGTCGGATTCTTCTGAGGGCTGAACTGAAG CTGCTGATCCCAAGCAAATGTCTGGGTGCAACTGATAAGGCTATGGTCACTTCAGCGTCAGATCCTCCCCCTGCTCAGAAAAAACAGGACATAGACACAGTGAAGAg gtCAAGTTCAGTGGACGTTCCTGTGGAGACTATTGCGTCTTCAGTGACCTTACATGAAGATGTGGACGTAAAGGAAATGCCAGCTCCTGTGACTGAAGAGAAGGTGGAAGAATCACCAAGCCCTGCTATACCACAACCTCCTCATACTTCCCCAGACCTAAGCTTTGCCAGTGAG GGGCTGCTGAGAATCATCTTGTTGGAGGCCCAGAGTTTGGTTGCCAAAGATAACATGATGGGCGGTATGGTGAAGGGCAAGAGTGACCCCTATGCCAAGATCAATGTTGGAGGGGCTGCCTTTAAGAGTAATGTGATCAAGGAGAATCTCAACCCAGTCTGGAATGAGATGTATGAG GTTGTGCTGAGGCCTCAGGCAGGACAGGAAGTGCAGGTAGAGCTGTATGACAAAGACATGGACAAAGATGACTTCCTGGGCAG ATACAAAATCAGTGTGGCAGACATCATCCGTTCCAAGTACACAGACCAG TGGTACACTCTAGAGGATGTGAAGTCTGGACGTGTTCGCCTGATACTGGAGTGGGTACCAGCCGTGTCCCATAATAACACCCTGGACCAg GTGATGCAGGTGCAGGCTCTCCAGTCTTACAAGAACAAGGTCGTTCCCTCTGCAGCCCTGCTCTTTGTTTATGTGGACAGAGCACACTCATTGCCT TTTAAGAAAAGTGGAAAGGATCCCAAGGCTGGGGCCGAGCTTGTGTTTGGTAACAGAACCCACAAAACCAAG gtTTGCGATCGCTCTAGATCACCTCAGTGGGATGAGGCGTTCTACTTCTTGGTTTGCGACCCCAAAGAGGAGATACTTATAATAAAG TTGTCGAGCGAATGGGACCAGCCACTGGGATCTCTTGTAGTCCCTTTGAGAGAGCTGCTCTCTGAACCCCAGCTGGTCCTGGACCAGTGGATGCCTCTGGATGGAGCCTTACCTGAAAGTGAGATCCTGTTGAGGGCTGAACTCAAG GTCCTGAGCTCAAGGATGACTGAAGCCCCGCAGCTTTCTGTGGCTGATTCAAAGAAAGAAGAGATGGTCATCTCTACTAATCAGGCATTCAAAGCAGCCAGTGAGGACAAAAAAAGTTCAGAGCTGCCAAAAGACAA ACCGGTTGCAGTAGCCAGCCAGGTTAAACACTCTGGAGTTGCAGACGCTGCTCCCGCTGAACCAGCTGCCATTCACACTGCACTCGATACATTACCTGCTGCTGCA CTGGTGAAGGACCCAAGAGCTCCAGAAATACATCCCACACAGTCAGACAAAGCATTTAAAGAAGACTTTGAACCGCAGCAAAACCAAACAGG taCTGGTTTAGGCAACCTTGCTCAAGCCACAGTGACTGGTCTTCCCGCTGACACCCTGAGGCCACCAAAAACCACAGAAATCCCCAAAGCCGGGGTAGTTCTTCCAGCAAAAACCACCCCCAGCCAGCACTTTGGTAAAGAG GGGCTGCTGAGGATTCACCTGCTGGAGGCCCAGAATCTGGTTGCCAAAGATAACCTGATGGGGGGCATGGTGAAGGGCAAGAGCGACCCCTATGTCAAGATCAACATAGGGGACGTTACATTCAAGAGTCACGTTATCAAGGAGAATCTGAACCCAACATGGAAGGAAATGTATGAG ctgGTTTTGAGTGGACACAGTGTCCAATGGATCAAGTTGGAAGCATTTGATAAGGATTTAGACTCTGATGACTTTCTTGGCAg ATTTAGTATCAAGCTAAATGAGGTCATCAGATCCCAGTACACAGATCAG TGGTACACTCTGAATGATGTGAAGTCAGGGCGGATCCACTTGATATTGGAATGGGTTCCTACAGTGTCACAACCAGTCAGACTCGACCAG GTGCTGCAGCTTCAATCTCTCCAATCTTATCAGAACAAGGCTGTtccctctgctgctctgctctttGTCCACATTGAGAGAGCACATTCATTGCCT TTGAAGAAGAGTGGAAAGGAGCCCAAAGCAGGGGCTGAGCTTGTTCTGGGTGAAACAACTTACAAAACCAAA CTGTGTGACCGCAGCACCAGTCCTCAGTGGAATGAGTCTTTCTACTTCCTGGTCCATGACCCTAAACATCAGATGCTTGTAGTAAAG CTGTCCAGTGGTTGGGACCAGCCAATGGGATCTCTGGTAATTCCGGTGAAGGAGCTGCTTGCGGTGCCACAGCTGGTCCTGGACCAGTGGTTCCATCTGGATGGAGCCGCACCTGAGAGTCAGATGCTGCTGAGGGCTGAACTCAAA atTCTAGATTCCAAAATGGTGGATATGATCAGTGCAGGGACTCTGCCCTGTGCTGCCTCTGGCTGTGGATCTGGAAACGGGCAGGTGAAGTTGTCTGTTTCATATTCCTCGCAGGAGAGACTGCTCATCGTCATTGTCCATGCCTGCAG agGTCTGTTGTCTCAAAGTAAGGATGGTGTAGACAGCTATGTCTCTATCATGCTGCTGCCAGACAAAAGCAAAGCCACCAAGAGGAAGACAtcagtgaagaaaaaagacCTCAACCCAGAATACAATGAGAG GTTCGAGTACAATCTGTCTGTGGATGAGATGAGATTCAGACGCCTCGTTGTATCAGTGAAGAATAACGCAGCCTCGTTCAGGAGCCGCGATGTCATCGGACAG GTGCAGATCGAATTGTCCCAAGTTGACCTGGTTTCTGGTGTCACAGAATG